A window of the Egibacter rhizosphaerae genome harbors these coding sequences:
- a CDS encoding enoyl-CoA hydratase-related protein translates to MSTSSGNPPPHHGPASGPGQSAGDDPGASGPLAVELDRRGVATLTLSRPEVRNAFDGSLVAALADSAARLTPDDGVRVAVLTGAGTAFSAGADLETMRAMRDADPGENLADARALESMLHTLDTVPVPVVGRINGPAIGGGVGLVACCDVAVAASSAVFAFSEVRLGLAPAVIAPFVVAKTGPAFARAAFVTGGRFDAARAREVGLVHEVVPDDEGADGLDERVAAVVGQCLRAGPRAVAEVKRLPERVQGPREEVRERTAALIARLRTSEEGQEGIAAFLERRAPSWVPEEEPGR, encoded by the coding sequence GTCCGCTCGCGGTGGAGCTCGACCGGCGCGGGGTGGCGACGCTGACGCTGTCTCGCCCCGAGGTCCGCAACGCCTTCGACGGGTCGCTGGTCGCGGCGCTCGCCGACTCGGCCGCGCGTCTCACGCCCGATGACGGGGTGCGGGTGGCGGTGTTGACCGGGGCCGGCACCGCCTTCAGCGCCGGTGCGGACCTGGAGACGATGCGCGCGATGCGCGACGCCGACCCCGGCGAGAACCTCGCCGACGCCCGCGCGCTCGAGTCGATGCTCCACACGCTCGACACCGTGCCCGTTCCGGTGGTGGGACGGATCAACGGGCCCGCGATCGGTGGGGGCGTGGGCCTGGTGGCCTGCTGCGACGTCGCGGTCGCGGCCTCCTCCGCAGTGTTCGCGTTCAGCGAGGTGCGGCTGGGTCTCGCGCCGGCCGTGATCGCCCCGTTCGTGGTCGCGAAGACCGGTCCCGCCTTCGCGCGAGCCGCCTTCGTGACCGGCGGGCGCTTCGATGCGGCTCGTGCGCGGGAGGTGGGGCTGGTCCACGAGGTCGTCCCCGACGACGAGGGCGCGGACGGGCTCGACGAGCGGGTCGCGGCCGTGGTCGGGCAGTGCCTGCGGGCGGGTCCGCGGGCCGTGGCCGAGGTCAAGCGCTTGCCCGAGCGCGTGCAGGGTCCGCGCGAGGAGGTTCGCGAGCGCACCGCGGCGCTGATCGCGCGGCTGCGCACGAGCGAGGAGGGCCAGGAGGGCATCGCCGCGTTCCTGGAGCGCCGGGCGCCTTCGTGGGTGCCCGAGGAGGAGCCGGGACGGTGA
- a CDS encoding acetyl/propionyl/methylcrotonyl-CoA carboxylase subunit alpha, which produces MSEGIRAVLVANRGEIACRILATVRRLGLRGIAVYSDEDAQAAHVATADEAHWLGDARAYLDAERIVAVARAAGADAIHPGYGFLAEDAAFAGAVSAAGVGWIGPPPEAIAAMGDKIAAKRAAERAGVPVVPGVHEPGLDDAGLRKAAGEVGFPLLVKAAAGGGGRGMRVVDDPDALETGVFDDAVAAARREASAAFGSDALLLERLIERPRHIEVQVLADRDGGVAAVGDRECSLQRRHQKIVEEAPAPGLDATRAAMADAAVAVARACGYEGAGTVEFVRSGVDGAWYFLEMNTRLQVEHPVTELVTGVDLVAWQLWIVEGARIDPALDRPEPRGHAVEARVTAEDPAHGFLPTGGRITGLVWPEAASGRAPHEIVSGRAPHEVVSGRAPHEAGPDGVRVDAGVRAGDVVSTAYDSLLGKVIAHGATREQALDRLDRALAGTRILGVETSVGYLRRLLAHPRVRAGDLDTGLLAAAPELAAQPLDSGALVAASLGRLATLERAAGGDPFGADGWRVGVPAPIRWRAHSGDRVVDVAVRGSTRDASVVLDEAPAHRARLVEACEFAGVGARELLAEVDGRARRYGFHADDDEVWIELDGAAWRVSWVGELAAARGDEGGEAVGPLLAPMPGTVTAVRAEAGAVVGRGDPVVVVEAMKMEHAVPAPVDGVVAELRVRNGDHVAMGQVLAVVEPREEAG; this is translated from the coding sequence GTGAGCGAGGGCATACGCGCCGTGCTGGTCGCCAATCGCGGCGAGATCGCCTGCCGGATCCTCGCGACCGTGAGGCGGCTGGGCCTGCGCGGGATCGCCGTCTACAGCGACGAGGACGCACAAGCCGCGCACGTCGCGACCGCCGACGAGGCGCACTGGCTCGGTGACGCCCGGGCGTACCTGGATGCCGAGCGCATCGTGGCGGTCGCGCGTGCCGCCGGTGCCGACGCGATCCACCCCGGATACGGCTTCCTCGCCGAGGACGCGGCCTTCGCGGGGGCGGTGTCCGCCGCTGGCGTGGGATGGATCGGGCCCCCGCCCGAGGCGATCGCCGCGATGGGGGACAAGATCGCCGCCAAGCGTGCCGCGGAACGGGCCGGTGTCCCCGTGGTGCCCGGGGTCCACGAGCCGGGGCTCGACGACGCCGGCCTGCGAAAGGCCGCCGGGGAGGTGGGCTTCCCCCTGCTCGTGAAGGCCGCCGCCGGGGGAGGCGGGCGCGGGATGCGGGTGGTCGACGACCCCGACGCCCTCGAGACGGGCGTGTTCGACGACGCGGTCGCGGCCGCGCGGCGGGAGGCGTCCGCGGCGTTCGGGTCCGACGCGCTGCTGCTGGAACGCCTCATCGAGCGGCCGCGCCACATCGAGGTGCAGGTCCTCGCCGACCGGGACGGTGGCGTGGCGGCGGTCGGCGACCGGGAGTGCAGCCTGCAGCGGCGCCACCAGAAGATCGTCGAGGAAGCGCCCGCGCCCGGCCTCGATGCCACCCGCGCGGCGATGGCCGATGCGGCGGTGGCCGTCGCGCGTGCTTGTGGCTACGAGGGGGCGGGAACGGTCGAGTTCGTTCGCTCGGGCGTGGACGGGGCCTGGTACTTCCTCGAGATGAACACCCGCCTGCAGGTCGAGCACCCTGTCACCGAGCTCGTGACCGGCGTCGACCTGGTCGCCTGGCAGCTGTGGATCGTGGAGGGCGCACGGATCGATCCCGCCCTCGACCGGCCCGAGCCGCGCGGCCATGCGGTCGAGGCGCGGGTCACCGCCGAGGACCCCGCCCACGGGTTCCTGCCCACCGGCGGGCGGATCACCGGGCTCGTGTGGCCCGAGGCCGCGTCGGGGCGGGCGCCGCACGAGATCGTGTCGGGGCGGGCGCCGCACGAGGTCGTGTCGGGGCGGGCGCCGCACGAGGCGGGGCCGGACGGGGTGCGCGTCGACGCGGGCGTGCGGGCCGGCGACGTCGTGTCGACCGCGTACGACTCGCTGCTCGGGAAGGTCATCGCCCACGGCGCGACACGCGAGCAGGCCCTCGACCGCCTCGACCGGGCCCTCGCCGGCACCCGCATCCTGGGCGTCGAGACGAGCGTGGGCTATCTGCGACGGCTGCTGGCGCACCCCCGGGTGCGGGCCGGCGATCTCGACACGGGGTTGCTGGCCGCCGCGCCCGAACTCGCCGCGCAGCCGCTGGACTCCGGCGCTCTCGTCGCCGCGTCACTGGGACGGCTGGCCACCCTCGAGCGGGCGGCCGGCGGCGACCCGTTCGGCGCCGACGGGTGGCGGGTCGGGGTCCCTGCGCCGATCCGCTGGCGGGCGCACAGCGGGGACCGCGTGGTCGACGTGGCCGTCCGGGGCTCCACGCGGGACGCGTCGGTCGTCCTCGACGAGGCCCCCGCCCACCGCGCCCGTCTCGTCGAGGCGTGCGAGTTCGCGGGCGTCGGGGCGCGGGAGCTGCTCGCCGAGGTCGACGGCCGGGCGCGGCGCTACGGGTTCCACGCCGACGACGACGAGGTGTGGATCGAGCTCGACGGGGCTGCATGGCGCGTGTCGTGGGTGGGGGAGCTCGCGGCCGCTCGCGGCGACGAGGGCGGCGAGGCCGTGGGACCGTTGCTCGCGCCCATGCCCGGCACGGTGACCGCCGTCCGCGCCGAGGCCGGGGCCGTGGTGGGTCGCGGTGACCCGGTCGTCGTCGTGGAGGCCATGAAGATGGAGCACGCCGTGCCTGCTCCCGTGGACGGCGTCGTGGCCGAGCTGCGGGTGAGGAACGGCGACCACGTCGCGATGGGACAGGTCCTCGCCGTGGTGGAACCGCGCGAGGAGGCCGGGTGA
- a CDS encoding cytochrome P450, which produces MTADVDDPQALLLSLLDPAVRADPYSVYARLREAGPVVGPMGIVVVSGYADIDRLLRGGEVSSDYRTSAVFRDWLAEQGADVGMWLADDTQPFLLRDPPDHTRLRRLVSKAFTPRAVASLRPRIVELVDGLLDRALARARAGEPVGAADRSPDAAEGSPDAPAAAAEGSPDAAAAAVPSGAIELVDELAYPLPVTVISELLGVPAEDEHQLRGWSRHLARSIDPPFLLSPEDRRASWDAIDEFHEYLRERIAERRAHPRDDLLSALVQARDGGDALTEDELLGTCVLLLAAGHETTVNLIANGTLALLRHPEARAWHAADPEQRSLAVVEETLRHDPPVQLRDRVAASDLDLHGVGIEAGRTLLLLLAAGNRDPRRFPDPEAFAPWRGSHGRGDPGHLGFGAGIHYCLGAPLARLEGEVTFTAIARRLGEARLPDVELVYRPSVALRGLEALPVQPSS; this is translated from the coding sequence GTGACTGCCGACGTCGACGACCCGCAGGCGCTGCTGCTCAGCCTGCTCGACCCCGCCGTGCGGGCGGACCCGTACTCGGTCTACGCGCGGCTGCGCGAGGCGGGGCCGGTCGTCGGGCCGATGGGCATCGTGGTCGTGTCGGGTTATGCCGACATCGACCGGCTGCTGCGTGGCGGCGAGGTCTCCTCGGACTACCGCACCTCGGCGGTGTTCCGCGACTGGCTCGCCGAGCAGGGCGCGGACGTGGGCATGTGGCTCGCCGACGACACGCAGCCGTTCCTCCTGCGGGACCCACCGGACCACACGCGGTTGCGGCGACTGGTCAGCAAGGCGTTCACGCCACGGGCGGTCGCGTCCCTGCGCCCGCGGATCGTCGAGCTCGTGGACGGCTTGCTCGACCGTGCGCTCGCCCGGGCGCGGGCCGGGGAGCCGGTGGGCGCTGCTGACCGATCGCCGGATGCCGCTGAGGGGTCGCCGGACGCGCCTGCGGCCGCGGCTGAGGGGTCGCCGGACGCGGCTGCGGCCGCGGTGCCGTCGGGCGCCATCGAGCTCGTCGACGAGCTGGCGTACCCGCTGCCGGTGACGGTCATCAGCGAGCTCCTCGGTGTTCCTGCCGAGGATGAGCATCAGTTGCGGGGCTGGTCGCGTCACCTCGCCCGGTCGATCGACCCGCCGTTCCTCCTCTCGCCCGAGGACCGGCGCGCGTCCTGGGACGCGATCGACGAGTTCCACGAGTACCTGCGCGAGCGGATCGCCGAGCGTCGGGCGCACCCCCGCGACGACCTCCTGAGCGCGCTCGTGCAGGCCCGCGACGGCGGCGACGCGCTCACCGAGGACGAGCTCCTGGGAACCTGCGTGCTGTTGCTCGCCGCCGGGCACGAGACGACCGTGAACCTGATCGCGAACGGGACCCTCGCGCTCCTGCGTCACCCCGAGGCGCGGGCGTGGCACGCCGCCGACCCGGAGCAGCGCAGCCTCGCGGTCGTGGAGGAGACACTGCGTCACGATCCCCCGGTGCAGCTGCGCGACCGGGTCGCGGCCAGTGACCTCGACCTCCACGGGGTGGGGATCGAGGCGGGACGGACGCTGTTGCTCCTGCTCGCGGCCGGCAACCGGGATCCCCGCCGGTTCCCCGACCCGGAGGCGTTCGCTCCCTGGCGCGGCTCGCACGGCCGGGGCGATCCCGGCCACCTGGGGTTCGGTGCGGGCATCCACTACTGCCTGGGTGCACCGCTCGCGCGGCTCGAGGGGGAGGTCACCTTCACCGCGATCGCGCGCCGGTTGGGCGAGGCCCGGCTCCCCGACGTGGAGCTGGTGTACCGCCCGAGTGTCGCCCTGCGGGGCCTGGAGGCCCTGCCGGTGCAGCCGTCCTCCTGA
- a CDS encoding acyl-CoA dehydrogenase family protein has product MDSAAPGPSFALTDEQAELQRVVRQFARERVAPRAEAFNARAELPLDLVGEMGQMGLFGLPFPEEVGGSGGTYLDLCLALEEIGRVDQSLGITLEAAVGLGAMPIYRFGSDEQRERWLPPLARGEQLAGFGLTEPGGGSDAGALRTRARWDGDAWVIDGSKQFITNVGTDVSAFVTVAAVTADDPREITNFVVPTGTPGYVVGQGYRKVGWHASDTRDLAFSDCGVPADHQLGEQGRGLANFLSILSEGRIAIAALAVGLIQGCVDECVRYAQEREAFGKPIGAHQAVAFKIADMEAAAQLARNQYRYACWLLATGQRFTREAAIAKLHATEQAVAAAREACQVFGGYGFTTEYAVGRFYQDAKILEIGEGTSEVQRMLIARDLGLPR; this is encoded by the coding sequence GTGGACTCCGCGGCCCCTGGGCCCTCGTTCGCGCTCACCGACGAGCAGGCCGAACTGCAACGAGTGGTGCGCCAGTTCGCCCGCGAGCGGGTAGCGCCGCGGGCGGAGGCGTTCAATGCGCGCGCCGAGCTGCCCCTCGACCTCGTGGGGGAGATGGGGCAGATGGGCCTGTTCGGCCTCCCCTTTCCCGAGGAGGTCGGGGGCTCGGGTGGCACGTACCTCGACCTCTGCTTGGCGCTCGAGGAGATCGGCCGGGTCGACCAGTCGCTCGGCATCACCCTCGAGGCCGCCGTGGGCCTCGGCGCGATGCCGATCTACCGGTTCGGGAGCGACGAGCAGCGGGAGCGGTGGTTGCCGCCGCTGGCCCGCGGGGAGCAGCTCGCCGGGTTCGGCCTCACCGAGCCGGGCGGGGGCTCTGATGCCGGCGCGCTGCGTACGCGCGCGCGCTGGGACGGCGACGCGTGGGTGATCGACGGGTCGAAGCAGTTCATCACCAACGTCGGTACCGACGTCAGCGCGTTCGTGACCGTGGCGGCGGTCACGGCCGACGACCCTCGGGAGATCACCAACTTCGTCGTGCCCACCGGGACCCCCGGCTACGTCGTCGGTCAGGGGTACCGCAAGGTGGGGTGGCACGCGTCCGATACGCGGGACCTCGCCTTCTCCGACTGCGGGGTGCCCGCAGACCACCAGCTGGGCGAGCAGGGTCGCGGCCTCGCGAACTTCCTGTCCATCCTCTCCGAGGGGCGGATCGCGATCGCGGCGCTGGCCGTCGGGCTCATCCAGGGATGCGTCGACGAGTGCGTGCGGTACGCCCAGGAGCGGGAGGCGTTCGGCAAGCCGATCGGCGCGCACCAGGCGGTGGCGTTCAAGATCGCGGACATGGAGGCCGCCGCGCAGCTGGCCCGCAACCAGTACCGCTACGCCTGCTGGCTGCTCGCGACCGGGCAGCGGTTCACGCGCGAGGCGGCGATCGCGAAGCTCCACGCGACCGAGCAGGCCGTCGCCGCCGCCCGGGAGGCCTGCCAGGTCTTCGGCGGGTACGGGTTCACCACCGAGTACGCGGTGGGCCGCTTCTACCAGGACGCGAAGATCCTCGAGATCGGGGAGGGCACGAGCGAGGTGCAGCGGATGCTCATCGCCCGGGACCTGGGCCTGCCGCGTTGA
- a CDS encoding methyl-accepting chemotaxis protein produces the protein MHRTGLTVRAKMSLLAGGLLLLTTIIVGYVVFALYSQAGEVEEVVDQAAPASLTLVNVDRDAYQAQLHLERALDADDPAVRQDLLEREEGFWDNVQQTEDKFADYRELAIGSDEEQEMWAAYADQRQEWIESSEAVLATDEPSDGDLEAQQTAFAEMRALIDLPQDDFYEPMLEAAGAEHRDAVQTSTTRVLLALLVTLALGMGGSVLVVRQVSGAVRTGSREIVGHATDVEGVAGRLGEKSRTTEGQAQAASAASEQVSQNVHTVATAAEELSSSVEEVAANAARAREVAAEATQRVQQTNDAVGQLGTSSSEVGKVIDLINSIAEQTNLLALNATIEAARAGEAGKGFAVVAGEVKSLAEQTSEATRDIAGRISTIQADTEGAVSTMGGIVEVIERIAETQDTIASSVEEQSATTNEIARNVNEAATGSTEIAESVSRLAEATGDVRSEASRVADAARGLRATSGRLRILVDGQDAEDASQRLHEVRMPEGTARSGSAGNAPTERGTHAEPSSEWVSTTSSA, from the coding sequence ATGCACCGCACGGGGCTAACCGTCCGAGCGAAGATGTCGCTTCTCGCGGGCGGTCTGCTGTTGTTGACGACCATCATCGTGGGTTACGTCGTGTTCGCGTTGTATTCACAAGCGGGCGAGGTCGAGGAGGTCGTCGATCAGGCGGCCCCGGCCTCGCTGACGCTCGTGAACGTCGACCGGGACGCGTACCAGGCCCAGCTGCACCTCGAGCGTGCGCTGGACGCCGACGACCCTGCGGTGCGCCAGGACCTGCTGGAACGTGAGGAGGGCTTCTGGGACAACGTGCAGCAGACGGAGGACAAGTTCGCCGACTACCGGGAACTCGCGATCGGCAGCGACGAGGAACAGGAGATGTGGGCCGCCTACGCCGATCAGCGCCAGGAGTGGATCGAGTCGAGCGAGGCCGTGCTCGCGACGGACGAGCCGAGCGATGGGGACTTGGAGGCGCAGCAGACGGCGTTCGCGGAGATGCGGGCCCTGATCGACCTGCCGCAGGACGACTTCTACGAGCCGATGCTGGAAGCGGCGGGTGCGGAGCACCGCGACGCGGTCCAGACCTCCACGACACGTGTCCTGCTTGCCCTGCTCGTGACGCTCGCCCTCGGCATGGGCGGTTCGGTCCTGGTTGTGCGTCAGGTGAGCGGTGCGGTGCGCACCGGTTCACGCGAGATCGTCGGGCACGCGACCGACGTCGAAGGGGTTGCCGGGCGGCTCGGAGAGAAGTCCCGCACGACGGAGGGGCAGGCGCAGGCCGCGTCGGCGGCGAGCGAGCAGGTCTCGCAGAACGTGCACACGGTCGCGACCGCGGCCGAGGAGCTGAGCTCGAGCGTCGAGGAGGTCGCTGCCAACGCGGCTCGAGCCCGCGAAGTCGCCGCTGAGGCGACGCAGCGCGTTCAGCAGACGAACGACGCCGTGGGGCAGCTCGGGACGTCCAGTTCGGAGGTGGGCAAGGTCATCGACCTGATCAACTCGATCGCCGAGCAGACGAACCTCCTGGCACTCAATGCGACGATCGAGGCGGCCCGGGCGGGCGAGGCCGGGAAGGGATTCGCGGTCGTGGCCGGCGAGGTGAAGTCGCTGGCTGAGCAGACGTCCGAGGCGACGCGCGACATCGCGGGCCGGATCTCGACGATCCAGGCCGACACCGAGGGGGCTGTCTCCACCATGGGGGGCATCGTCGAGGTGATCGAGCGGATCGCGGAGACCCAGGACACAATTGCCTCATCGGTCGAAGAGCAGAGCGCGACCACGAACGAGATCGCTCGCAACGTCAACGAGGCGGCGACCGGGAGCACCGAGATCGCGGAGAGTGTCTCCCGGCTGGCCGAGGCCACCGGCGATGTCCGCTCCGAGGCCTCGCGGGTCGCCGACGCCGCCCGAGGCCTTCGTGCAACCTCCGGACGGCTGCGCATCCTGGTTGACGGACAGGACGCGGAGGACGCCAGCCAGCGTCTCCACGAGGTCCGGATGCCGGAGGGGACGGCACGGAGCGGTTCGGCTGGCAATGCCCCGACCGAACGGGGAACCCACGCTGAGCCCTCGTCGGAATGGGTCAGCACGACCTCTTCGGCCTGA
- a CDS encoding acyl-CoA dehydrogenase family protein: MSDLFTLTDEHRQFREVVRKMAVDHIEPRAAEIDANGEFPWDVARVLGENGLLGLHVPEEYGGSGADALTFALMVEEIARVCASSSVIPLVQKLGTVPILQAASEEQKRAWLPSIASGEQLISYGISEAEAGSDPASMVTTATRDGDGYVLNGTKVWTSMAGASERYVVFAKTDPDAGAKGVSAFFVHADDPGFTVGKAEDKLGIRGSPTCQIHFDDTPLSADRLIGEEGRAFYEAMAAFDHTRLVVGAQAVGIAQGAIDAAAAYVTEREQFGKPVGEFQGVQFMLADMQTETDAARGLVYQAAGKADRADDDLTRFSSMAKLKAGDTAMRVTTDAVQLFGGYGYTKDYPVERMMRDAKITQIYEGTQQIQRLVIARDMLKRR, encoded by the coding sequence ATGAGCGACCTGTTCACCCTCACCGACGAGCACCGCCAGTTTCGCGAGGTGGTGCGCAAGATGGCGGTCGACCACATCGAGCCACGGGCGGCCGAGATCGACGCGAACGGCGAGTTCCCCTGGGACGTCGCCCGTGTACTGGGGGAGAACGGCCTGCTCGGGCTGCACGTCCCCGAGGAGTACGGCGGGTCGGGGGCGGACGCGCTGACGTTCGCGCTCATGGTCGAGGAGATCGCTCGGGTGTGTGCCTCCTCGTCGGTGATCCCCCTGGTGCAGAAGCTCGGGACCGTGCCGATCCTGCAGGCGGCCAGCGAGGAGCAGAAGCGGGCGTGGTTGCCGTCGATCGCGTCGGGCGAGCAGCTGATCAGCTACGGGATCAGCGAGGCCGAGGCCGGCAGCGACCCGGCCTCGATGGTGACGACGGCGACGCGCGACGGCGACGGCTACGTGTTGAACGGCACCAAGGTGTGGACCTCGATGGCCGGCGCCAGCGAGCGCTACGTCGTGTTCGCCAAGACCGACCCGGACGCGGGCGCCAAGGGCGTCTCCGCGTTCTTCGTGCACGCGGACGATCCGGGCTTCACCGTCGGGAAGGCCGAGGACAAGCTCGGCATCCGGGGGAGCCCCACGTGCCAGATCCACTTCGACGACACACCGCTGTCTGCCGACCGGCTGATCGGCGAGGAGGGCCGGGCCTTCTACGAGGCGATGGCCGCGTTCGACCACACACGGCTGGTGGTCGGCGCGCAGGCGGTGGGCATCGCGCAGGGCGCGATCGACGCCGCGGCGGCCTACGTGACCGAGCGCGAGCAGTTCGGCAAGCCGGTGGGCGAGTTCCAGGGCGTGCAGTTCATGCTCGCCGACATGCAGACCGAGACCGACGCTGCCCGCGGCCTCGTCTACCAGGCAGCGGGCAAGGCCGATCGCGCCGACGACGACCTCACACGGTTCTCCTCGATGGCCAAGCTCAAGGCCGGCGACACGGCGATGCGGGTCACCACCGACGCGGTGCAGCTGTTCGGCGGGTACGGCTACACGAAGGACTACCCCGTCGAACGCATGATGCGGGACGCGAAGATCACCCAGATCTACGAGGGCACCCAGCAGATACAGCGGCTGGTCATCGCGCGTGACATGCTCAAGCGTCGATGA
- a CDS encoding acyl-CoA thioesterase, which produces MTQQPEQAHELAPKPVHDSEITFVRTMTQLDANVLGNVHGGEIMREVDTAAGTAAARHAGRVCVTASIDELSFLEPVHVGDLLIVQAAVNDVGRTSLEVGVKVEAERWDGGNRRHTTTAYLVMVCLDEHGRPAPVRPLEVTTEQQRRRQQGARIRRQMRKERIERLGSYQPEPGTPDPGDGSGTGSAGVE; this is translated from the coding sequence TTGACCCAACAGCCCGAGCAGGCCCACGAGCTCGCGCCGAAGCCCGTCCACGACTCCGAGATCACGTTCGTGCGGACCATGACCCAGCTCGACGCGAACGTGCTCGGCAACGTGCACGGCGGCGAGATCATGCGGGAGGTCGACACCGCTGCTGGGACGGCAGCGGCTCGCCACGCCGGGCGCGTGTGCGTCACCGCGTCGATCGACGAGCTCTCGTTCCTCGAGCCCGTGCACGTCGGGGACCTGTTGATCGTCCAGGCCGCCGTCAACGACGTGGGCCGCACGAGCCTCGAGGTCGGGGTGAAGGTCGAGGCCGAACGCTGGGACGGTGGCAACCGCCGACACACGACGACCGCCTACCTCGTCATGGTCTGTCTCGACGAACACGGTCGCCCCGCGCCCGTCCGCCCTCTGGAGGTGACCACCGAGCAGCAGCGCCGCCGCCAGCAGGGGGCGCGCATCCGCCGCCAGATGCGCAAGGAACGCATCGAGCGTCTCGGCTCCTACCAGCCCGAGCCCGGCACGCCGGATCCCGGCGACGGCAGTGGCACGGGCTCCGCGGGGGTGGAGTAG
- the surE gene encoding 5'/3'-nucleotidase SurE, which yields MRVLLTNDDGADAPWLSEFSRGLTEAGHRVTVVVPDGNRSGVSGSLAPLPLGRPIDIPLEPLPGIVADEAWAAAECSPSVCAAVALTGLVEERPDIVVSGPNYGWNIGRDIWRSGTAWAAITAWGMGLPAVAVSCAPERHRGDDLARVAQHTAWVIEQLVATPLPELWNLNFPAPPAHAWSGPDWVAMAANERLSASRSEVVDRTPGGGAVVRISQDPGLQVHGDPGTDAHTVQRGRIALSRLRPVDSIAEEA from the coding sequence ATGCGCGTGCTCCTGACCAACGATGATGGCGCTGATGCTCCCTGGCTCAGCGAGTTCTCCCGCGGCCTCACCGAGGCCGGACACCGTGTGACGGTGGTCGTGCCAGACGGCAACCGCAGCGGCGTGTCGGGCTCGCTGGCGCCCCTGCCCCTCGGCAGGCCGATCGACATCCCCCTCGAGCCGCTGCCGGGGATCGTCGCCGACGAGGCTTGGGCCGCGGCCGAGTGCTCACCGAGCGTCTGCGCCGCCGTGGCGCTCACCGGCCTGGTCGAAGAGCGGCCCGACATCGTGGTGAGCGGACCGAACTACGGGTGGAACATCGGGCGCGACATCTGGCGGTCGGGCACGGCGTGGGCCGCGATCACGGCGTGGGGGATGGGGCTGCCCGCCGTCGCGGTCTCGTGCGCACCCGAGCGTCATCGGGGGGACGACCTCGCGCGGGTCGCGCAGCACACCGCCTGGGTGATCGAGCAGCTCGTGGCAACACCGCTGCCGGAGCTCTGGAACCTCAACTTCCCGGCGCCGCCCGCCCACGCCTGGAGCGGGCCGGACTGGGTGGCCATGGCTGCGAACGAGCGGCTGTCGGCCTCCCGGTCCGAAGTGGTGGATCGCACGCCCGGCGGAGGCGCGGTCGTGCGGATCAGCCAGGACCCCGGGTTGCAGGTGCACGGGGACCCGGGCACCGACGCCCACACCGTCCAGCGGGGGCGGATCGCGTTGTCGCGGCTCCGGCCGGTCGACAGCATCGCCGAGGAGGCCTGA
- a CDS encoding DMT family transporter, translating into MSEPSRGPRHTDGREASSARDTPPGPRPLGGTFVLAGAILWGTAGAAVALGPSEATTWQVALARLGLGAGLLLLLAAATGRLGGPPRPLRAAVAAAAALAVFQAGYFTAIDRAGVALGTVVAIGSSPILAGVVERVALGVRPERRWWPATALAVLGLALLLGADLRAETGDALGIVAGLIAGLGFAGFAVASRRLSRGAGDPAARMGWLLAGAAIVFAPAAVGITVAAGDSLEWAASPPGLAMLGWLAVGATAVAYWLFGRGIARVPAATAATLVLAEPLTATALGVGVLAERPVPVQIVGALLVLAALVTLSVRRPTARGAEADDPGQPSEPRYRNPRGRG; encoded by the coding sequence ATGAGCGAGCCCTCGCGTGGTCCGAGACACACCGACGGACGTGAAGCGTCGTCCGCGCGCGACACACCGCCCGGACCGAGACCGCTCGGCGGCACGTTCGTTCTCGCGGGCGCCATCCTTTGGGGCACGGCGGGCGCGGCGGTGGCACTGGGGCCGTCCGAGGCCACGACCTGGCAGGTTGCGCTCGCCCGGCTGGGCCTCGGAGCGGGCCTGTTGCTGCTCCTCGCGGCGGCGACCGGCAGGCTCGGCGGGCCACCTCGGCCGCTCCGCGCCGCCGTGGCCGCCGCGGCCGCGCTGGCTGTCTTCCAGGCGGGCTACTTCACCGCGATCGACCGCGCCGGCGTGGCTCTCGGCACGGTCGTGGCGATCGGCTCGAGCCCCATCCTGGCCGGCGTGGTCGAGCGCGTCGCGCTCGGCGTCAGACCCGAACGGCGCTGGTGGCCGGCCACCGCGCTGGCCGTGCTCGGCCTCGCCCTGCTGCTCGGCGCCGACCTGCGCGCCGAGACCGGAGACGCCCTCGGGATCGTGGCGGGGCTCATCGCCGGGCTCGGCTTCGCCGGGTTCGCGGTGGCCAGCCGGCGCCTCTCGCGTGGGGCCGGCGACCCGGCGGCGCGGATGGGGTGGCTGCTCGCCGGCGCCGCCATCGTGTTCGCCCCCGCGGCGGTCGGGATCACCGTCGCCGCCGGCGACTCGCTCGAATGGGCTGCCTCCCCGCCCGGCCTCGCGATGCTCGGCTGGCTCGCGGTGGGCGCGACCGCGGTCGCGTACTGGCTGTTCGGACGCGGGATCGCGAGGGTCCCGGCCGCGACCGCAGCGACGCTGGTCCTGGCGGAGCCGCTCACCGCGACGGCGCTGGGCGTGGGGGTGCTCGCGGAGCGCCCGGTGCCCGTCCAGATCGTCGGGGCCCTGCTCGTGCTCGCCGCACTCGTCACGCTCAGTGTGCGCCGTCCCACCGCCCGGGGTGCCGAGGCGGACGATCCGGGGCAGCCGTCAGAGCCGCGGTACAGAAACCCGCGCGGACGCGGGTAA